A genomic stretch from Suncus etruscus isolate mSunEtr1 chromosome 17, mSunEtr1.pri.cur, whole genome shotgun sequence includes:
- the DNA2 gene encoding DNA replication ATP-dependent helicase/nuclease DNA2, whose protein sequence is MAGDSEGDSEEPKGAGSLSRPVRSQLLPGASLCWTQATLLSSFVAVCFRFQKTLVDSSPSKIVLSRGKDNRFLVLAVDALQREGDLEKHLTITASQSLQNRELCILRNSWCSMPVAPGDVIHLEGGCTSNTWIIDDDAGYLILYPDTFISGTSIASSIRCLRRAVLSEIFRSSDLVTRQMLIGTVLHEVFQKAICDTFAPEKLQELAFQTVQEIRHLKEMYRLHLNEDAVKQEVEEYLPSFSKWAEDFMRKDSAADFPQMRLSLPSDGNNNNPTCNIEVINSLDIEESIWSPRFGLKGKIDVTVGVKIHRGGKAKYKIMPLELKTGKESNSIEHRSQLVLYTLLSQERRADPEAGLLLYLKTGQMYPVPAKHLDKRELLKLRNQIAFSLSHRVSKSAAGPEETALAPLPEVIEEQQTCKYCSQAGNCALYSRAIERSIETMPMPANVLSRVEEETRHLKLSHLEYFRRWCLMLTLESQSKDSNKNHQNIWLTPASVSEKSGSCIGNLQRRDRAKAVGAGQYLHQFRRRDGAMPATNLMAGDRVLLSGEDRTLFALSKGYVKEISTTSVTCVLDRNLSALPESTWFRMDQEEKNCDIYTPLGNLSKLMENTSVSQKLRELIIDFQEPQFISYLSSVLPHDAKDTVANILKGLNKPQRQAMKRVLLSKDYTLIVGMPGTGKTTTICTLVRILSACGFSVLLTSYTHSAVDNILLKLAKFKIGFLRLGQAQKVHPDIRRFTEEEVCGSKGVRSLAELEELYGSLLIVATTCMGVNHPIFSRKTFDFCIVDEASQISQPICLGPLFFSKRFVLVGDHQQLPPLVLNREARDLGMSESLFKRLEKNREAVVQLTVQYRMNSKIMSLSNHLTYEGKLECGSDRVANAVISLPALKDVKLELEFYADYSENPWLAAAFEPSNPVCFLNTDKVPAPEQVDKGGVSNRTEAKLIVFLTSIFIKAGCHPGDIGIIAPYRQQLKIITDFLSQSSLGMVEVNTVDKYQGRDKSIILVSFVRNNKDGTLGELLKDWRRLNVAITRAKHKLILLGGLSSLSRYPPLKKLLQHLQSEKLVIDLPPGEQDSLCHILSDSQRS, encoded by the exons ATGGCGGGAGATTCGGAAGGAGATTCGGAGGAGCCCAAGGGAGCGGGAAGCCTGAGTCGCCCTGTGCGGAGCCAGCTGCTCCCTGGGGCCTCGCTG TGCTGGACTCAGGCCA CTTTATTAAGTAGTTTTGTTGCTGTTTGCTTTAGATTTCAGAAGACACTTGTGGACTCGTCCCCTTCTAAAATTGTTCTGAGCCGAGGCAAGGACAATCGCTTTCTGGTTCTAGCCGTCGATGCTTTGCAGCGCGAAGGAGACCTCGAGAAGCACTTGACCATCACAGCTTCCCAATCGCTGCAGAACCGAGAATTGTGCATCCTGAGGAACAGCTG GTGCTCTATGCCAGTGGCGCCAGGGGACGTCATCCACTTGGAGGGAGGCTGCACCTCGAACACCTGGATAATCGACGACGATGCGGGATATCTCATTCTCTACCCGGACACGTTCATCTCTGGTACAAGCATAGCCAGTAGTATCCGATGTTTGCGACGGGCTGTCTTGAGTGAGATCTTCAGG AGCTCCGATCTGGTCACACGCCAAATGCTGATTGGTACGGTTCTCCACGAAGTTTTTCAGAAAGCCATATGTGATACCTTTGCACCGGAAAAGCTCCAAGAACTGGCTTTTCAAACTGTACAAGAAATTAGACACCTGAAGGAAAT GTACCGCTTACACCTTAATGAAGATGCGGTCAAGCAGGAGGTCGAGGAATACCTTCCTTCGTTCTCCAAGTGGGCAGAGGACTTCATGCGTAAAGATTCTGCAGCTGATTTTCCGCAGATGAGGCTCTCCCT GCCAAGCGATGGCAATAACAATAATCCAACATGTAATATTGAAGTGATAAACTCACTGGATATCGAAGAAAGCATCTGGTCCCCTAGGTTCGGACTGAAGGGCAAAATAGATGTTACGGTTGGGGTGAAAATACACCGAGGAGGCAAAGCGAAATATAAGATAATGCCCCTGGAGCTGAAAACCGGCAAAGAGTCAAACTCTATTGAACATCGGAGTCAG CTTGTCCTGTACACGCTGCTGAGCCAGGAGAGAAGAGCTGACCCAGAGGCCGGCCTGCTCCTCTACCTCAAGACAGGCCAGATGTACCCCGTGCCCGCCAAGCACTTGGACAAGCGAG AATTATTGAAGCTCCGAAACCAGATAGCTTTCTCTTTGTCCCACCGTGTCAGCAAATCTGCGGCTGGACCGGAGGAGACAGCGCTTGCCCCTTTGCCGGAAGTAATCGAGGAGCAGCAGACGTGCAAATACTGCTCCCAGGCGGGCAACTGTGCCCTCTACAGCAG AGCTATTGAGCGATCCATAGAGACTATGCCAATGCCTGCTAACGTGCTGTCCAGAGTGGAGGAAGAAACTCGGCATCTGAAGCTCTCCCACCTGGAGTATTTCCGCCGCTGGTGTCTCATGTTAACCCTGGAGTCACAGTCGAAGGACAGTAACAAGAATCACCAGAATATTTGGCTGACGCCTGCCTCGGTATC GGAGAAGAGTGGCAGCTGCATAGGGAACCTGCAGAGGAGGGACCGGGCTAAGGCCGTCGGGGCCGGACAGTATTTGCATCAGTTTCGCCGTCGAGACGGCGCAATGCCCGCCACAAACCTCATGGCTGGGGACAGAGTCCTCTTAAGCGGCGAAGACAGAACTCTGTTTGCCTTGTCCAAGGGCTATGTTAAGGAGATCAGCACCACCTCAGTAACCTGCGTGCTGGACAG aaacttGTCAGCACTTCCCGAATCCACTTGGTTCAGAATGGACCAAGAGGAGAAGAATTGTGATATATACACACCGTTGGGGAATCTTTCTAAATTGATGGAAAATACTTCTGTGAG cCAAAAGCTTCGAGAGTTAATCATCGACTTTCAGGAGCCCCAGTTTATATCCTACCTCAGTTCTGTGCTCCCCCATGATGCAAAGGACACGGTTGCCAACATTCTGAAGG GTCTGAATAAACCTCAGAGGCAAGCGATGAAGCGGGTCCTTCTTTCTAAAGACTACACGCTCATTGTGGGCATGCCTGGCACTGGAAAGACCACCACCATCTGTACTCTT GTCAGAATTCTCTCTGCCTGCGGCTTCAGCGTTCTGCTCACCAGCTACACCCACTCGGCCGTGGACAACATTCTCCTGAAGTTAGCCAAGTTTAAGATCGGGTTCTTGCGCCTGGGCCAGGCACAGAAGGTCCACCCCGACATCCGGAGGTTCACCGAGGAAGAAGTGTGCGGGTCCAAGGGCGTCCGGTCCCTGGCCGAGCTGGAAGAACTCTACGGCAGTCTG ctTATCGTTGCCACGACGTGTATGGGAGTGAACCATCCCATCTTTTCTCGGAAGACCTTTGATTTCTGTATTGTGGATGAGGCCTCTCAAATTAGCCAGCCCATCTGCCTgggcccccttttcttttctaagaGGTTCGTCCTGGTGGGGGACCATCAGCAGCTCCCTCCCCTCGTGCTAAACCGTGAAGCCAG GGACCTCGGCATGAGCGAAAGCTTATTCAAGAGGCTGGAGAAGAACAGAGAGGCCGTGGTCCAGCTGACTGTGCAGTACAGGATGAACAG TAAAATCATGTCCTTGAGTAACCACCTGACCTACGAGGGGAAGCTGGAGTGCGGGTCCGACAGAGTGGCCAACGCGGTGATCAGCCTTCCTGCCTTGAAAGACGTGAAGCTGGAACTGGAATTTTACGCCGATTATTCCGAAAATCCTTGGCTGGCCGCAGCGTTTGAGCCAAGCAAtcctgtttgttttcttaatactgacaag gtTCCAGCACCAGAACAAGTCGACAAAGGAGGCGTGAGCAATAGGACAGAAGCCAAACTCATTGTTTTCCTCACTTCCATATTTATCAAG GCCGGATGCCACCCCGGCGACATTGGGATCATCGCCCCGTACCGGCAGCAGCTGAAGATCATCACCGACTTTCTGTCCCAGAGTTCTCTGGGGATGGTCGAAGTGAACACGGTGGACAAGTACCAGGGGAGAGACAAGAGCATCATCCTGGTGTCTTTTGTCAGGAATAATAAGGACGGGACT CTGGGTGAACTCCTGAAGGACTGGCGGCGCCTCAACGTGGCTATTACCAGGGCCAAGCATAAGCTGATCCTCCTGGGGGGCCTGTCTTCGCTCAGCCGCTACCCCCCCTTGAAGAAGCTGCTCCAGCATCTCCAGTCGGAGAAGCTC GTCATTGACCTTCCACCAGGAGAGCAAGACAGTCTTTGCCACATCTTGAGTGATTCTCAGAGAAGTTAA